The following are from one region of the Cetobacterium somerae genome:
- a CDS encoding thioredoxin domain-containing protein, translating into MKKTLFILKNCDSCDVVKGLFNNRHDLTIYDLTEAKDLAQKLNVTSAPTLVVEDWESVTNYVGVEKIKEYLSDEPTPNYPCVCSE; encoded by the coding sequence ATGAAGAAAACACTATTTATACTTAAAAATTGTGATAGTTGTGATGTAGTAAAAGGTTTATTCAATAATAGACATGATTTAACTATCTATGATTTGACTGAAGCTAAAGACTTAGCACAAAAACTTAATGTTACTTCAGCTCCTACTTTAGTAGTTGAAGATTGGGAAAGTGTTACTAACTACGTTGGAGTTGAAAAAATTAAAGAGTATTTAAGTGATGAACCTACACCAAATTATCCTTGTGTTTGTTCTGAATAG
- a CDS encoding ZIP family metal transporter — translation MYEFLKNLDPVLQALLATLFTYFVTMLGSAMVFFFKTINQKVLNGMLGFASGVMIAASFWSLLNPAIELAESIGLPGWKPAVIGFLFGGFFLWSIDKFLPHLHQNQPISNAEGISTKWRRSILLVLAITLHNIPEGLAVGVAFGALAVTGPESSSTLVSAVALAIGIGLQNFPEGAAVSIPLRRDGMSRRKAFFYGQASGIVEPIAGVIGAIFVIKMTFLLPYALAFAAGAMIYVVAEELIPTAKEIRHDDSGTIGVMFGFAIMMFLDVALG, via the coding sequence ATGTATGAATTTCTAAAAAATTTAGACCCTGTTTTACAGGCTCTTTTGGCTACATTATTTACATATTTTGTTACAATGCTTGGATCTGCTATGGTATTTTTCTTTAAAACAATAAATCAAAAAGTTTTAAATGGAATGCTAGGTTTTGCTTCAGGTGTTATGATTGCAGCTTCATTTTGGTCATTATTAAATCCAGCTATTGAGTTAGCTGAAAGCATCGGTCTTCCTGGATGGAAACCTGCTGTTATAGGCTTTCTTTTTGGTGGCTTTTTCCTTTGGTCTATTGATAAATTTTTACCTCATCTACATCAAAACCAACCTATATCAAATGCCGAAGGAATTTCAACAAAATGGAGAAGAAGCATTCTTCTAGTTCTTGCTATAACTCTTCACAATATACCTGAAGGATTAGCTGTTGGAGTAGCTTTTGGTGCTTTGGCTGTAACTGGACCTGAATCTTCCTCTACATTAGTTTCAGCAGTAGCTTTGGCTATTGGTATAGGTCTACAAAATTTTCCGGAAGGAGCCGCAGTTTCTATCCCTTTAAGAAGAGATGGAATGAGTCGTAGAAAAGCTTTTTTCTATGGACAAGCTTCTGGTATTGTTGAGCCAATAGCTGGTGTCATCGGTGCCATTTTTGTTATTAAAATGACTTTCTTACTTCCTTATGCTCTTGCTTTTGCTGCTGGTGCTATGATTTATGTTGTAGCAGAAGAGTTAATTCCAACCGCTAAGGAGATTCGTCATGATGACTCAGGAACTATTGGAGTAATGTTTGGCTTTGCTATAATGATGTTTTTAGATGTGGCCTTAGGTTAA
- a CDS encoding M20 metallopeptidase family protein, producing MLNNLNTHRNYLHTIPELALNEFKTAEYIRKILDEEHVEYHCVGTSTVAFISGESDKCIAFRADIDALPLNEESINPFKSKTPGMMHACGHDGHTAMLLAFIQEIKLLISQGTKLKKSLVFIFQAGEEGAGGARFIIADDYYKSKNIEAIYALHVYPEINVGEFAVKSGFVSLQNINLDIVLTGKGCHGAQPHKGIDSILIGAKLVEAYQSIKSRNIPSYEHFLLTIGAFHAGTVRNIIPGTVNMLGTIRLENISLIPFIQERMEHINQGFELAFDVKIDMKFQPFYPPVINDSTLFEKALKALKDKKVFTDIALSGSEDFSFYSQNGTPGLLVLVGVRDEEKGHVCALHNNRFDFENEALIHGVEFFKSLLQENNVI from the coding sequence ATGTTAAATAATTTAAATACTCATCGAAACTATCTACATACTATACCGGAACTAGCATTAAACGAATTTAAAACTGCTGAATACATCAGAAAAATTTTAGATGAAGAGCACGTGGAGTATCATTGTGTTGGAACAAGTACTGTTGCTTTTATTTCTGGAGAAAGTGATAAATGCATCGCTTTTAGAGCTGATATTGATGCTCTACCACTAAATGAAGAAAGTATTAATCCATTTAAATCTAAAACTCCTGGGATGATGCATGCATGTGGTCATGATGGACACACTGCCATGTTATTAGCATTTATACAAGAAATTAAACTTTTAATATCTCAAGGAACTAAACTAAAAAAATCTTTAGTTTTCATATTTCAAGCAGGAGAAGAAGGAGCTGGAGGAGCTAGATTTATTATAGCTGATGACTATTATAAATCAAAAAATATAGAGGCAATCTACGCTTTACATGTATATCCTGAAATTAATGTAGGCGAATTTGCTGTAAAATCTGGTTTTGTATCTCTTCAAAATATAAACCTAGACATTGTTCTAACTGGAAAAGGTTGTCACGGTGCTCAACCACATAAAGGAATTGATTCTATACTTATTGGTGCTAAATTAGTTGAAGCATATCAATCAATTAAATCTAGAAATATACCATCTTATGAACACTTTTTACTTACAATTGGAGCTTTCCATGCAGGTACTGTTAGAAATATTATTCCTGGTACAGTTAATATGCTTGGAACTATTAGACTTGAAAATATATCTTTAATACCTTTTATTCAGGAGAGAATGGAGCATATTAATCAAGGATTTGAACTAGCTTTTGATGTTAAAATTGATATGAAATTTCAACCTTTTTATCCTCCAGTAATTAATGACTCCACTCTTTTTGAAAAAGCTTTAAAAGCTTTAAAAGATAAAAAAGTTTTTACTGATATAGCTTTAAGTGGATCTGAAGATTTTTCTTTTTATTCTCAAAATGGAACTCCTGGACTATTAGTATTAGTTGGTGTTAGAGATGAAGAAAAGGGGCATGTTTGTGCTTTACACAATAATAGATTTGATTTTGAAAATGAGGCTTTAATTCATGGTGTTGAATTCTTTAAAAGTTTACTTCAAGAAAATAACGTAATTTAG
- a CDS encoding DeoR/GlpR family DNA-binding transcription regulator gives MLMEERRQLILNEINIKNIVYVKDLAVRYSVTMETIRKDLEEIIFENQDIKKVYGGALKSSSSIIDESYNLRKELFSNEKTILAQKGVTLINDGDSIFLDAGTTISKIVPYLKNKKNLKIVTISLSVINEFINFFSNIDHTHSIFLIGGEVKLNLLSTSGIKTSLDINNYFFDKAFLTLDGLSLENGITSHNHDEALVTRTALKHSLENIFLVTDEKFNTSKFYKVCDLNQVNYLVSVNPENSFLKNLVKNFNINLY, from the coding sequence ATGTTAATGGAAGAACGTAGGCAACTTATTTTAAATGAAATAAATATTAAAAATATCGTTTATGTGAAAGATCTTGCAGTGAGATATAGTGTGACTATGGAAACCATTCGAAAGGATTTAGAAGAGATAATATTTGAAAACCAAGATATTAAAAAAGTTTATGGAGGAGCTCTAAAAAGCTCCTCTAGTATAATTGATGAAAGTTACAATTTAAGAAAGGAACTTTTCTCCAATGAAAAAACTATTTTAGCTCAAAAAGGTGTTACCCTCATCAATGATGGCGATTCTATATTTTTAGATGCCGGAACTACAATCTCTAAAATAGTTCCATATTTAAAAAATAAAAAAAATCTTAAAATTGTCACTATCTCTCTTTCTGTTATTAATGAATTTATAAATTTTTTTAGTAATATTGATCACACTCACTCTATATTTCTAATCGGTGGAGAGGTTAAACTAAATCTTTTATCAACATCTGGAATTAAAACATCTTTAGATATCAACAATTATTTTTTCGATAAAGCTTTTTTAACTTTAGATGGTTTATCTTTAGAAAATGGTATAACATCACATAATCACGATGAAGCACTAGTTACTAGAACAGCCTTAAAACATTCTTTAGAAAATATATTTTTAGTTACTGATGAAAAATTCAATACCTCTAAATTTTATAAAGTTTGTGATTTAAATCAAGTTAATTACCTTGTTTCTGTAAATCCTGAAAACAGTTTCCTTAAAAATTTAGTTAAAAATTTTAATATAAATCTCTATTAA
- the hcp gene encoding hydroxylamine reductase has translation MSMFCFQCQETAMNKGCTVRGVCGKASETANLQDLLIHMAKTVSAYIELLNDKIPITDDLHRWVVNALFVTITNANFHDDAIIREIEAGESYRTALEIELLNNKISVPEKYAKYINCPTDLSSDDSLLDYAEKVGVLRTKNEDIRSLRETIIYGLKGMCAYVEHAFNLGFEDVSIYRFIEETLANVDDDSLTVDELVQMVLNVGKVGVDAMALLDKANTTSYGHPEITKINIGVRNKPGILISGHDLKDLEMLLEQTKGTGVDVYTHSEMLPGHAYPFFKKYDNLVGNYGGSWWHQTKEFVDFNGPILFTSNCLVPPRGTLAEYLERVYTTNSAGMEGCEHILADENGFKDFSEIIEKAKACKPPIEIEHGEIIAGFAHNQVLALADKIVDAVKSGAIKKFYVMGGCDARMQDRKYYTEFALALPKDAVILTAGCAKYRYNKLDLGDIGGIPRVLDAGQCNDCYSLAVIALKLKEVFGLEDVNDLPIVFNIAWYEQKAVLVLLSLLYLGFKNIHVGPTIPAFLSSNVLQVLIDNFNLGTISNVEDDLKNF, from the coding sequence ATGTCTATGTTTTGTTTTCAATGTCAAGAAACTGCTATGAATAAAGGTTGTACTGTTAGAGGTGTTTGTGGTAAAGCCTCTGAAACTGCTAATTTACAAGATTTATTAATACACATGGCTAAAACGGTTTCTGCTTATATTGAGCTTTTAAATGATAAAATTCCTATAACTGATGATTTACATCGTTGGGTTGTAAATGCTCTTTTTGTTACTATTACTAATGCTAATTTTCACGATGACGCTATTATAAGAGAGATTGAAGCTGGTGAATCTTATAGAACTGCTCTTGAAATAGAACTTTTAAATAATAAAATCTCTGTTCCTGAAAAATATGCAAAATATATCAACTGCCCTACTGATCTTAGTTCAGATGATTCTCTTTTAGATTATGCTGAAAAAGTTGGTGTACTTAGAACAAAAAATGAAGATATTCGTTCTTTAAGAGAGACTATTATATATGGACTAAAGGGAATGTGTGCTTACGTTGAACATGCTTTTAATTTAGGATTTGAAGATGTTTCAATATACAGATTTATTGAAGAAACTTTAGCTAATGTTGACGATGATTCTTTAACTGTTGATGAGCTAGTACAAATGGTTCTAAATGTTGGTAAAGTTGGTGTTGATGCTATGGCCCTTTTAGATAAGGCTAATACAACATCTTATGGACACCCTGAAATAACTAAAATTAATATTGGTGTTAGAAACAAACCTGGAATCTTAATATCAGGGCATGATTTAAAAGATTTAGAAATGCTTTTAGAGCAAACTAAAGGTACTGGAGTTGATGTTTATACTCACTCTGAAATGTTACCTGGTCATGCATACCCGTTTTTTAAAAAATATGATAATCTTGTAGGAAACTACGGAGGATCTTGGTGGCACCAAACAAAAGAATTTGTTGACTTTAATGGACCTATTCTATTTACAAGTAACTGTTTAGTACCTCCTAGGGGGACTTTAGCTGAGTATCTTGAAAGAGTTTATACTACAAATTCTGCTGGTATGGAAGGATGCGAACATATTCTTGCTGATGAAAATGGATTTAAAGATTTCAGCGAGATTATTGAAAAAGCAAAGGCATGTAAACCTCCTATTGAAATTGAACATGGTGAAATTATTGCTGGTTTTGCTCATAATCAAGTTTTAGCTTTAGCTGATAAAATTGTTGATGCTGTCAAATCTGGAGCAATCAAAAAATTCTATGTTATGGGTGGTTGTGACGCTAGAATGCAAGATAGAAAATACTATACTGAATTTGCCCTAGCTTTACCTAAAGACGCTGTAATTCTTACTGCAGGTTGTGCTAAATATAGATATAATAAATTAGACTTAGGAGATATTGGTGGTATTCCTAGAGTTTTAGATGCTGGGCAATGTAATGATTGTTATTCTCTAGCTGTCATTGCACTAAAATTAAAAGAGGTATTTGGATTAGAAGATGTAAATGATTTACCAATTGTGTTTAACATTGCATGGTACGAACAAAAAGCTGTCTTAGTTCTTTTATCTTTACTATATCTTGGATTTAAAAATATACATGTAGGTCCTACTATTCCTGCATTTTTAAGCTCTAATGTTCTTCAAGTTTTAATTGATAACTTTAATTTAGGAACAATTAGTAATGTTGAAGACGACTTAAAAAATTTCTAA
- a CDS encoding 2-aminoethylphosphonate--pyruvate transaminase: MNNNNLTDKPYILLTPGPLTTSSGVKSAMLKDWCTWDNEYNSLVQDMRKRVLDVAEAGDDYTMIPMQGSGTFSVEAVLTTVVGENEKVLILSNGAYGDRMKTICDTAKVKNAIYKIEQTETYDLTHLENILKEDKEITHVAVVHCETTSGILNPIKEIGIVVKNYNKTFIVDAMSSFGGIHFNIPEYQIDFLISSSNKCIQGVPGFGFIIAKQSELLKCEGKARSHSLDIFDQWKVMESGNGKWRFTSPTHVVRAFYQALLELEAEGGVKSREKRYKENQDKLVNGMETLGFKAIISLEKQSPIITTFYAPNHPDYKFETFYSKLKEQGFVIYPGKLTKEESFRIGNIGEVYPTDIDTLINSIKNSMFWR; this comes from the coding sequence ATGAATAACAATAACTTAACAGATAAACCATATATCCTTTTAACACCAGGACCACTTACAACATCTTCTGGAGTTAAATCAGCTATGCTTAAAGATTGGTGTACTTGGGATAACGAGTATAACTCTTTAGTTCAAGATATGAGAAAAAGAGTTTTAGATGTTGCTGAAGCTGGAGATGACTATACTATGATTCCTATGCAAGGAAGTGGAACTTTCTCTGTTGAGGCTGTTTTAACAACTGTTGTTGGAGAAAATGAAAAAGTTTTAATTCTTTCAAATGGTGCATATGGAGATAGAATGAAAACTATTTGTGACACAGCAAAAGTTAAAAATGCTATCTATAAAATTGAACAAACTGAAACTTATGATTTAACTCATTTAGAAAATATTTTAAAGGAAGATAAAGAGATTACTCATGTTGCTGTTGTTCACTGTGAAACTACATCAGGAATTTTAAATCCAATTAAAGAGATTGGAATAGTTGTTAAAAACTACAATAAAACTTTTATAGTTGATGCTATGTCTAGTTTTGGAGGAATTCATTTTAATATTCCTGAGTATCAAATTGACTTTTTAATTAGTTCATCTAATAAATGTATCCAAGGAGTTCCTGGATTTGGATTTATTATAGCTAAACAATCTGAACTTTTAAAGTGCGAAGGAAAAGCTCGTTCTCACTCTTTAGATATCTTCGATCAGTGGAAAGTTATGGAAAGTGGAAATGGAAAATGGAGATTTACTTCACCTACTCACGTTGTAAGAGCATTTTACCAAGCTCTTTTAGAGCTAGAAGCTGAAGGAGGAGTTAAATCTAGAGAAAAAAGATATAAAGAAAACCAAGATAAACTTGTTAACGGTATGGAAACTCTTGGATTTAAAGCTATCATCTCTTTAGAAAAGCAATCTCCTATTATTACTACATTCTATGCTCCGAATCATCCTGATTATAAGTTCGAAACTTTTTATTCAAAACTTAAAGAACAAGGATTTGTTATATACCCTGGTAAATTAACAAAAGAAGAGAGTTTTAGAATTGGTAACATTGGAGAAGTTTACCCTACAGATATTGATACTTTAATCAACTCTATTAAGAATTCAATGTTCTGGAGATAA
- the rd gene encoding rubredoxin, with translation MEKWRCKVCDWIYDPATGDPDNGVAPGTAWEAVPEDWVCPICGAAKDEFEKE, from the coding sequence ATGGAAAAATGGAGATGTAAAGTGTGTGATTGGATTTATGATCCTGCTACTGGGGATCCTGATAATGGTGTAGCTCCTGGTACTGCTTGGGAAGCTGTTCCTGAAGATTGGGTTTGCCCTATATGTGGTGCAGCAAAAGACGAGTTTGAAAAAGAATAA
- a CDS encoding chloride channel protein codes for MKDRIIRALFFSGFSIITGLIVGIIDVFFSKGLILAANLRVEYFNKLIICLPFVGVLMIFLYKKYGKGSLKGMGYVFEAAHMENVIIPKRLIPFSIVSTWATHLFGGSAGREGVAVQIGATVANTITIYVERKIKLNINDLKKILISTGISAGFSGLFGTPFAATIFSLEILNMGVVEYKALFPAFLAAYTAFGVSEYFEMKHFHFIIEEFPKSDMRNITMFIMASFIFAVAGYCFAFFLKKFKKNKYMVNLDPIKKIFFGGIILAFLIWLVYGGRYSGLGTNLIDIAFSKEKLYSYDWILKMFFTIFTLGIGFQGGEVTPIFAIGACLGGILGSWFGIPVEFLAAVGYCAVFASSTNTFLASFLIGIEIFGYNMAGYLFVACAMAYLFSGEISIYEGQKKEHLKI; via the coding sequence ATGAAGGACAGAATAATAAGAGCTCTATTTTTTTCAGGATTTTCAATTATAACAGGATTAATAGTAGGTATTATTGATGTATTTTTTTCAAAAGGATTGATATTAGCAGCTAATTTAAGAGTTGAATATTTTAATAAATTAATAATTTGTTTACCTTTTGTGGGTGTTTTAATGATATTTTTATATAAAAAATATGGGAAAGGATCTTTAAAAGGAATGGGCTATGTATTTGAAGCAGCACATATGGAGAATGTAATTATTCCTAAAAGATTAATACCATTTTCTATTGTTTCAACATGGGCGACTCATCTTTTTGGTGGTTCAGCTGGTAGAGAGGGAGTGGCAGTACAGATAGGAGCAACAGTAGCAAATACTATAACAATATATGTAGAAAGAAAAATAAAATTAAATATAAATGATTTGAAAAAAATTCTTATTTCAACAGGAATTTCAGCTGGATTTTCAGGACTTTTTGGAACTCCATTTGCAGCAACAATATTTTCTTTAGAGATTTTGAATATGGGAGTTGTGGAATATAAAGCGTTATTTCCAGCATTTTTAGCAGCTTATACAGCCTTTGGAGTATCAGAGTATTTTGAGATGAAACATTTTCATTTTATAATAGAGGAATTTCCAAAAAGTGATATGAGAAATATAACTATGTTTATAATGGCAAGTTTTATTTTTGCAGTAGCTGGTTATTGTTTTGCTTTTTTCTTAAAAAAATTTAAGAAGAATAAATATATGGTAAATTTAGATCCAATAAAAAAAATATTTTTTGGAGGAATAATATTAGCATTTTTAATCTGGTTAGTTTATGGTGGAAGATATAGTGGGTTAGGAACTAATCTAATTGATATAGCTTTTTCAAAAGAAAAACTATATTCCTATGATTGGATATTAAAGATGTTCTTTACTATATTCACTTTAGGAATAGGATTTCAAGGGGGAGAGGTTACTCCAATTTTTGCTATAGGAGCATGTTTAGGTGGTATTTTAGGAAGTTGGTTTGGAATTCCTGTGGAGTTTTTAGCAGCTGTAGGTTATTGTGCTGTATTTGCTTCATCTACAAATACTTTCTTAGCATCATTTTTAATAGGAATAGAGATATTTGGTTACAATATGGCAGGATATCTTTTTGTAGCTTGTGCTATGGCTTATCTATTTAGTGGAGAGATAAGTATATATGAAGGTCAAAAAAAAGAGCATTTAAAAATCTAA
- a CDS encoding mechanosensitive ion channel family protein has product MKTLGSILQIKNSSGEPLLQTLGHDAIEFLIRTLFFIIILYLGSYFTKKVDKYIDKIPVVNQDINTKQFTKSVTKLGLNVMFFLIGLLAFGFSEASIATMISAIGLGVGISLKEFLSNLAGGVVLFFTRPFSIGNFIKINGVMGEVSKIEVFSTYITSLDGRRVIVPNNVMISGNIINYDANLFRRIKLMLSVSYDSDMKKVISILENIANTYEGLNKDRENFIHTMEYGDSSINILFMVWTPTKGYYKVRGELMAYILEVFNKEGVNVPFNILDVNVTENK; this is encoded by the coding sequence ATGAAAACATTAGGTAGTATATTACAAATAAAAAATAGTTCAGGAGAACCATTATTGCAAACTTTAGGACATGATGCAATTGAATTCCTAATTAGAACCCTTTTTTTTATAATTATACTGTATTTAGGTTCGTATTTTACAAAAAAAGTAGACAAGTATATAGATAAAATACCAGTAGTTAATCAAGATATTAATACAAAGCAATTCACTAAATCAGTTACAAAATTAGGATTAAATGTAATGTTTTTTTTAATAGGATTATTGGCATTTGGTTTTAGTGAAGCATCAATAGCTACAATGATCAGTGCTATTGGTTTAGGTGTAGGTATCTCTTTAAAAGAGTTTCTATCGAATTTAGCAGGTGGAGTAGTACTATTTTTTACAAGACCTTTTAGTATAGGAAATTTTATAAAGATAAATGGTGTAATGGGAGAAGTTTCGAAAATAGAGGTATTCTCAACATATATAACTAGTTTAGATGGAAGAAGAGTCATAGTTCCAAATAATGTAATGATTAGTGGAAATATTATAAACTATGATGCAAATCTTTTTAGACGTATAAAACTTATGTTATCGGTATCTTATGATTCTGATATGAAAAAAGTAATTAGTATATTGGAAAATATAGCTAACACTTACGAAGGGTTAAATAAAGATAGAGAAAACTTTATACATACAATGGAATATGGAGATTCAAGTATAAATATTTTATTTATGGTTTGGACCCCAACAAAAGGTTATTATAAAGTTAGAGGAGAGTTAATGGCTTATATTTTAGAAGTATTTAATAAAGAGGGAGTAAACGTTCCATTTAATATTTTAGATGTAAATGTAACTGAAAACAAGTAG
- a CDS encoding DUF305 domain-containing protein, giving the protein MDFKNINIMVGIAALFSTVSLNSPGSDLNENHIHKISNYEIKSDSKIYTVLTPLEEIIPQNLRGFKEYDEYAHSVMMSNSSQIFLTKDVGNNFVIYMIPHHEAAIITSTGILKYTQNMDVKNLAYRIIRSQEKEVVLMQKLLESGELRGNDNPEFLNKMKKIMVKMMKEMKPYNNQANDATEVTKSYLENMTIHHEGAVLMAKEYLKYGKNQELIKMSQKIILSQDEEIKEMKQILKKANY; this is encoded by the coding sequence ATGGATTTTAAAAATATAAATATAATGGTGGGAATTGCAGCACTTTTTTCAACAGTTTCTTTAAATTCCCCTGGAAGTGATTTAAATGAAAACCATATTCATAAAATATCTAATTACGAAATAAAGTCAGATAGTAAAATCTATACAGTATTAACTCCTTTAGAAGAGATTATTCCGCAAAATTTAAGAGGTTTTAAAGAGTATGATGAATATGCTCATAGTGTGATGATGTCAAATAGTTCTCAAATATTTTTAACAAAAGATGTTGGAAATAATTTTGTGATATATATGATACCCCACCACGAAGCAGCAATAATAACAAGTACAGGAATTCTAAAATATACTCAGAATATGGATGTAAAAAATTTAGCATATAGAATAATTCGTTCTCAAGAAAAAGAGGTTGTACTAATGCAAAAATTATTAGAGTCGGGAGAGTTAAGGGGGAATGATAATCCAGAATTTTTAAATAAAATGAAAAAAATAATGGTGAAAATGATGAAAGAGATGAAACCTTATAATAATCAAGCTAATGATGCAACAGAGGTTACAAAAAGTTACTTAGAAAATATGACTATTCATCATGAAGGTGCTGTTCTTATGGCAAAAGAATATTTAAAATATGGTAAAAATCAAGAATTAATAAAAATGTCTCAAAAGATTATACTAAGTCAAGACGAAGAAATAAAAGAAATGAAACAGATATTAAAAAAGGCAAACTATTAA
- a CDS encoding ankyrin repeat domain-containing protein: protein MIEFKNALKNGDLEKLKAKLEDGIDINDRSGEYRYPIHKAVLLKDVDIVRLFLKHNADINIQEPLQGNTPINLAIFNKDLQMVSFFKENGANLDIKNSWGMNSLEYAIYLKNNMNFDDIDDIIEILK from the coding sequence ATGATTGAATTTAAAAATGCATTGAAAAATGGAGATTTAGAAAAATTAAAAGCTAAATTAGAAGATGGAATTGATATTAATGATAGAAGCGGGGAATACAGATATCCTATTCATAAAGCTGTTCTTTTAAAGGATGTAGATATTGTCAGATTATTTTTAAAGCATAATGCTGACATCAATATCCAAGAACCACTACAAGGTAATACACCTATCAACCTTGCTATTTTCAATAAAGATTTACAGATGGTAAGTTTTTTTAAAGAAAATGGTGCTAATTTAGATATTAAAAATAGCTGGGGAATGAACTCACTAGAGTATGCTATCTATCTAAAAAATAATATGAATTTTGATGATATTGATGATATTATTGAAATCTTAAAATAA
- the pbfA gene encoding (R)-1-hydroxy-2-aminoethylphosphonate ammonia-lyase, protein MNKITSEGDINTSSNRKIWQEKNINYETNCILRDDEDIFLHQSLSTPCLNVLKKSKGIYLEDISGKIYMDFHGNNVHQVGFGNEDVKNAIIQEMEELPFSPRRYTNNSAITLAKKLSEKTNGLLNKVLFSPGATSSIGMAMKLARLVTKKDGFLSFWDSFHGASIDAISLGGTAHFRNGIGSLLTGCEHLVPYSNYRPIFDEDTFLNILDYTLEKHGNIAAFFMETIRNTEVEIPSYKLMRGIRDICTKHNTLLVLDETAIALGRTGKFFAFEHYDIEPDIVVVGKGLGGGIFPISALLTKDEFNIGQYTSLGHYTHEKSSVGCAAANATIDFIDSHSILEKTSNMEKFILKKLNILKEKYKIIGDVRVIGMLFAVELVRDRKTKEKAESEADRILYKCLDLGLSFKVSSGILTLSPPLIIEKHELEKALEILEESIKIENIKLFGGNNNE, encoded by the coding sequence AACTAATTGCATTCTTAGAGATGATGAAGATATCTTTCTTCATCAATCTCTTTCAACACCTTGTCTAAATGTTTTAAAAAAATCTAAAGGTATATATTTAGAAGATATCTCTGGAAAAATCTATATGGATTTTCACGGAAATAATGTGCACCAAGTTGGTTTTGGAAATGAAGATGTTAAAAATGCTATTATTCAAGAGATGGAAGAACTTCCATTTTCCCCTAGAAGATATACGAATAACTCTGCTATAACTTTAGCTAAAAAACTTTCTGAAAAGACAAATGGTCTTTTAAATAAAGTTCTATTTTCACCAGGAGCAACCTCTTCTATTGGAATGGCAATGAAATTAGCTCGACTTGTCACTAAAAAAGATGGGTTTTTATCTTTTTGGGACTCCTTTCATGGTGCTTCAATAGATGCTATCTCCTTAGGGGGTACTGCTCATTTTAGAAATGGTATTGGGAGTCTTTTAACTGGGTGCGAACACCTAGTCCCTTATAGTAACTACAGACCTATTTTTGATGAGGACACTTTTCTAAATATTTTAGATTACACTCTAGAAAAACATGGAAATATAGCAGCCTTTTTTATGGAAACCATTAGAAATACTGAAGTGGAGATTCCATCATATAAACTCATGAGAGGAATAAGAGATATTTGTACAAAACATAATACACTTTTAGTTTTAGATGAAACTGCTATTGCTTTAGGAAGAACTGGAAAATTCTTCGCCTTTGAACACTATGATATCGAACCTGATATTGTTGTTGTTGGAAAAGGACTTGGTGGCGGGATATTTCCAATCTCTGCTCTTTTAACAAAAGATGAGTTTAATATTGGTCAATACACATCTTTAGGACACTATACTCATGAAAAATCCTCTGTTGGATGTGCTGCTGCTAATGCTACTATAGATTTTATCGATAGTCACAGCATTTTAGAAAAAACATCTAATATGGAGAAGTTTATTTTAAAAAAATTAAATATCCTAAAGGAAAAATATAAAATTATTGGTGATGTAAGAGTCATTGGAATGCTTTTTGCAGTAGAACTTGTGAGAGATAGAAAAACAAAAGAAAAAGCTGAGTCTGAAGCTGATAGGATTCTTTATAAATGTCTTGACCTAGGTCTTAGTTTTAAGGTTTCTAGTGGAATTTTAACTCTTTCGCCACCACTTATCATTGAAAAGCACGAACTTGAAAAAGCTCTTGAAATTCTTGAAGAGAGTATAAAAATTGAAAACATAAAACTTTTTGGAGGAAATAACAATGAATAA